In Natronococcus occultus SP4, the following proteins share a genomic window:
- a CDS encoding CobW family GTP-binding protein: MTGTDADRIPVTIVSGYLGAGKTTLVNHLLTNEAGYEIAVIVNDMGEINVDADLIARENEDEGVIDLSNGCICCRLQGDLLEEARRLAETREFDYLLVESSGISEPIPVARVFLEGTEESEIDPTELFELDTMVTVLDTYGFWKEFDAGATLPESAQPDAERPLSEVLVEGVEFCDVLLLNKTDMVPDDVLGEIEDVVDRLQPRAERVRTTYSEVEPDRVLGTGSFDFEDAKRSQGWKRELRGGDHEHGHEDDGHHHGPGQSAAAIHGVSSFVFRADDPFRPDELGEWLEEWDGSIVRAKGVCYVAGREEVIGLSQAGPAVQAGPIGEWRPDDDRRTQLVFIGREMDEDRIRRELESLLVEAERADETEWADPFPL; the protein is encoded by the coding sequence ATGACAGGAACGGACGCCGATCGGATCCCGGTGACGATCGTCAGCGGCTACCTCGGTGCGGGCAAAACGACGCTCGTCAACCACCTGCTCACGAACGAGGCGGGGTACGAGATCGCGGTGATCGTCAACGACATGGGCGAGATCAACGTCGACGCCGACCTGATCGCCCGCGAGAACGAGGACGAGGGCGTGATCGACCTCTCGAACGGCTGTATCTGCTGTCGACTGCAGGGCGACCTGCTCGAAGAGGCCCGTCGGCTCGCCGAGACCCGCGAGTTCGACTACCTGCTCGTCGAATCGTCGGGGATCAGCGAGCCGATCCCGGTCGCACGGGTGTTTCTCGAGGGCACCGAGGAAAGCGAGATCGATCCGACCGAGCTGTTCGAACTCGATACGATGGTGACCGTTCTCGACACCTACGGCTTCTGGAAGGAGTTCGACGCCGGCGCGACGCTGCCCGAAAGCGCCCAGCCCGACGCGGAACGGCCTCTGAGCGAGGTGCTGGTCGAGGGAGTTGAGTTCTGTGACGTCCTTCTGTTGAACAAGACCGACATGGTTCCCGACGACGTCCTTGGGGAGATCGAGGACGTCGTCGATCGCCTCCAGCCCAGGGCTGAACGGGTACGAACGACGTACTCCGAGGTCGAGCCCGACCGCGTACTCGGGACCGGTAGCTTCGACTTCGAGGACGCGAAGCGCTCCCAGGGGTGGAAACGCGAGCTGCGCGGCGGGGACCACGAACACGGCCACGAGGACGACGGCCACCACCACGGTCCGGGGCAGTCCGCCGCCGCCATCCACGGCGTCTCCTCGTTCGTCTTCCGGGCCGACGACCCGTTCCGGCCCGACGAGCTGGGCGAGTGGCTCGAGGAGTGGGACGGGTCGATCGTCCGCGCGAAGGGCGTCTGTTACGTCGCCGGCCGCGAGGAGGTGATCGGTCTCAGTCAGGCCGGTCCCGCGGTGCAGGCGGGACCGATCGGGGAGTGGCGACCCGACGACGACCGACGGACCCAGCTCGTGTTCATCGGGCGCGAGATGGACGAGGATCGAATTCGGAGGGAACTCGAGTCGCTGCTGGTCGAGGCCGAGCGGGCGGACGAGACGGAGTGGGCGGATCCGTTTCCGCTATGA
- a CDS encoding beta-ribofuranosylaminobenzene 5'-phosphate synthase family protein, with protein sequence MTTATVSTGARLHVGFQNLSLARRRLYGGIGVGLEQPRVTVVAEPARTVTAPDSLIAEYARRAVDALNVSGVDLSLEERLPRHVGLGSGTQLALAVLAATARAHGLEPRVRERAPEMGRGGRSGIGVATFEDGGFVVDAGHPTSRFTTEPPAEGDWTVPPVVARHDLPEDWRFLIVVPDADPGRSGENEDASMRAVVERADPAVADELAGVVTRKLLPAAAEGRLEAFGEAVAEIGRKNGSWYADAQGGVFRPPAGKLVATLENCPVLTGVGQSSWGPVVYGLTDAAHADEARAAAEDALADGGFGGEVVLSAAATGGATVAVETER encoded by the coding sequence ATGACGACGGCGACCGTCAGCACGGGTGCACGCCTCCACGTCGGCTTCCAGAACCTCTCACTGGCCCGTCGCCGCCTCTACGGCGGCATCGGCGTCGGCCTCGAGCAGCCACGCGTGACTGTCGTCGCCGAACCCGCGAGGACGGTCACGGCTCCCGACTCACTGATCGCCGAGTACGCCCGACGGGCCGTCGACGCGCTGAACGTGTCGGGCGTCGACCTCTCGCTCGAGGAGCGCCTGCCCCGCCACGTCGGGCTGGGGAGCGGCACCCAGCTCGCGCTGGCCGTCCTCGCGGCGACGGCCCGGGCTCACGGTCTCGAGCCCCGCGTTCGAGAGCGCGCGCCCGAGATGGGCCGAGGCGGGCGCAGCGGGATCGGCGTCGCGACCTTCGAGGACGGCGGGTTCGTCGTCGACGCCGGCCATCCGACCAGCCGGTTCACGACCGAGCCGCCCGCGGAGGGCGACTGGACGGTCCCTCCGGTGGTCGCCCGCCACGACCTGCCCGAGGACTGGCGCTTTCTGATCGTCGTCCCCGACGCCGACCCCGGACGCAGCGGCGAAAACGAGGACGCCAGTATGCGCGCGGTCGTCGAGCGAGCCGACCCCGCGGTCGCCGACGAGCTCGCGGGCGTGGTCACCCGCAAGCTCTTGCCCGCCGCGGCCGAGGGTCGCCTCGAGGCGTTCGGCGAGGCGGTCGCCGAGATCGGGCGCAAGAACGGCTCCTGGTACGCCGACGCCCAGGGTGGGGTCTTTCGACCGCCCGCGGGCAAGCTCGTCGCCACCCTCGAGAACTGTCCCGTCCTGACTGGAGTGGGCCAGTCCTCGTGGGGCCCGGTCGTCTACGGGCTGACCGACGCCGCCCACGCCGACGAGGCCAGAGCCGCGGCCGAGGACGCCCTCGCGGACGGCGGGTTCGGCGGGGAGGTCGTCCTCTCGGCCGCGGCGACCGGGGGAGCGACGGTCGCGGTGGAGACGGAGCGGTGA
- a CDS encoding transcription factor S, with protein MQFCDDCGSMMKADGDRMVCSNCGASNERDREAESEFVTTESQTDNEVIESSEDANFEGKPKATDVVCDECGTQEAWYTLKQTASADEPPTRFFKCTECGHRWRGYN; from the coding sequence ATGCAGTTCTGCGACGACTGCGGTTCGATGATGAAAGCCGACGGCGACCGCATGGTCTGTTCGAACTGCGGCGCCTCGAACGAGCGCGACCGCGAGGCCGAAAGCGAGTTCGTCACGACCGAGTCTCAGACGGACAACGAGGTGATCGAGTCCAGCGAGGACGCGAACTTCGAGGGCAAGCCCAAGGCGACCGACGTCGTCTGTGACGAGTGTGGCACCCAGGAGGCGTGGTACACGCTCAAACAGACCGCCTCGGCCGACGAGCCCCCGACCAGGTTCTTTAAATGCACGGAGTGTGGCCACCGCTGGCGCGGCTACAACTGA